The following nucleotide sequence is from Sphingomonas telluris.
CGCTCTCTCTGATCGGTTGGCGGCGAGATGTCGCCGACCCCCGCTTCGCGTCTTTAGTAACGGCAGCCAGGAATATCATGGCCGGCAAGGCCTTGGCTCCAGGCCGTCATGCTTCTCGGCCGCCAAACCTGTCACGGCGGCTCGTAGTCGGTGGAGGAATGGGCGCAATTGCGGCAGTCGCAGGCGGCTGGTGGCTGTTCAAGCCAACGGTCGCGAATGCCAGCCGCATCGCGGTTCTGCCATTCGCTGATCTCTCCGGTTCACACGACCAGGCTTACTTCGCTGAAGGGATTGCAGAAGAGCTTCGTTCGGCACTGTCGCGTATCGGCTTGCAGGTGATCGGTAGAGCCTCTTCCGACGCGGTTAGTGCGATGGACACAAAAGCCGCGGCTGCGAAGCTC
It contains:
- a CDS encoding TIR domain-containing protein, giving the protein MTATDLFVSYKAEDRARVRPLIEALEAQGLSVWWDVHIGGGANWREDIEDHLDAAKCVIVVWTKRSVSREGNFVRDEAARAQRRGIYLPVRLDAVDPPLGFGEAQALSLIGWRRDVADPRFASLVTAARNIMAGKALAPGRHASRPPNLSRRLVVGGGMGAIAAVAGGWWLFKPTVANASRIAVLPFADLSGSHDQAYFAEGIAEELRSALSRIGLQVIGRASSDAVSAMDTKAAAAKL